A window from Pleuronectes platessa chromosome 6, fPlePla1.1, whole genome shotgun sequence encodes these proteins:
- the zgc:113278 gene encoding translocating chain-associated membrane protein 1-like 1-like, which translates to MGFRKKNKSPPVLSHEFVIQNHADMVSCLAMIILLGLMFEVTAKFAIMFITVQYNVTQVLDEKSDPVNFYQYGPKDVATVFFYLLIAVILHALIQEYILDKMNRRLHLSKTKHSKFNESGQLAAFYLFSFIWGCSILTAEDFATNPTFLWEDYPHTHMVFQVKFFYICQIAYWLHALPELYFQKVRKEDIPRQLYYICLYVVHISGAYILNLHRLGLVLLVPHYLVELLFHASRLFYFSDENKQKGFTLWALLFVIARLLTLTLSVLTFGFGLPRTENQGFSLAEGNFNVLTIRMTCLAAICLTQAWMMWKFINFQLKKWREHSQNQASKKKTTTTTVSPKSKPHKREPTRGGAANGVVKSEDKTSPRARKAKAS; encoded by the exons ATGGGGTTCCGCAAGAAGAACAAGAGCCCGCCGGTGCTGAGCCACGAGTTCGTGATCCAGAACCACGCCGACATGGTGTCCTGTCTGGCCATGATCATCCTGCTCGGCCTGATGTTCGAG GTCACAGCGAAGTTTGCCATCATGTTCATCACAGTTCAGTACAACGTAACACAAGTTCTCG aTGAGAAGAGTGATCCAGTGAACTTCTACCAGTACGGTCCCAAAGATGTGGCCACCGTGTTCTTCTACCTGCTCATCGCGGTCATCCTTCACGCCTTGATACAGGAGTACATTCTCGAC AAAATGAACAGAAGGCTGCACCTGTCGAAGACCAAGCACAGCAAGTTCAACGAGTCCGGACAGCTCGCAGCGTTCTACCTGTTCTCCTTCATCTGGGGCTGCAGCATCCTGACGGCG GAGGACTTTGCAACGAATCCTACGTTCTTATGGGAGGATtacccacacacccacatggT TTTTCAGGTCAAGTTCTTCTACATTTGCCAAATTGCCTATTGGCTCCATGCACTTCCTGAGCTGTACTTTCAAAAAGTCAGAAAG GAAGACATTCCCCGCCAGCTCTATTACATCTGCCTTTATGTTGTCCACATCAGTGGTGCCTACATCTTAAA CCTCCACCGACTGGGCCTGGTGCTGCTGGTCCCTCACTacctggtggagctgctgttCCATGCTTCACGCCTCTTCTACTTCAGTGATGAGAACAAGCAGAAAGG TTTCACCCTGTGGGCTCTACTCTTTGTCATCGCCCGCCTCCTCACCCTCACACTCTCAGTCCTGACGTTTGGCTTCGGGCTGCCTCGTACTGAAAACCAGGGCTTTTCTCTGGCGGAAGGAAACTTCAATGTGCTCACTATAAG GATGACTTGTCTGGCAGCTATCTGCCTGACACAGGCCTGGATGATGTGGAAATTCATTAACTTCCAGTTGAAGAAGTGGAGGGAGCACAGCCAGAACCAGGcgtcgaagaagaagacgaccaCGACGACGGTCAGCCCGAAGAGCAAGCCCCACAAGAGGGAACCAACAAGGG GAGGCGCAGCTAATGGGGTTGTGAAGTCCGAGGATAAAACATCACCACGGGCAAGAAAAGCCAAAGCGTCatag